The genome window tatttatatatatacagaTATAAGTATAATTGCAAAGTCGTGTTAGTTCTCGAGAATAAAAGGCGTAGATGATTTAGTAATACGTCTTCATAGTTTTCGTAAAGTGTAAgtatgtataatatatatactAGTTATCAACTAACTCGGTTAGCAAGGTGTTATAATTGTGCGATACGTGTCGTGTTCGGTTAGATGTTTGAAACGAATAAGCTTTATAAGAGTATTCGAAGTCCCGACAcccgaaataaatataaatataaatataaataattatatttatgttaTATATTTTCCGAATACTAGACTTTTGAAATATGATTTCCGAATCGTTGACATTAGGAATAAATATAagacattatatttattttataaaatataattttcgacgtttgaaataaatataactaattatatttattttataaaagtgttAGAGTTTCAATATGTTTTCGTTGACTTGTAATCCACTTTTGTCGAAACGTTATAAACGCGTTTTGTAAGTCGTAAAGCGTCGCCAAAATAAATATactcttatatttattttataaaaatacctcAATCTCGTTAGACGTCGCTTATATAACATAATTATGTTTGAAACTTCGGATTTTTGacgaaaaacggacagagtttcctctgtttttggacgatcccgacaatcaAACTGTcgatctttttataaaaattcaataATTTTCACCAAGCAAACAATATATACTAAAATTATACGAAATACGACAGGATAAAATGTAACTAATCACTAATCGattcgggtcgagctcggttcgcGTAGTATAAAAATCTATACTAATTTCGTGACGTTAACTTTACCGGATCTTGTGTTTGACCAATTGACCCTACAGTTGACTGGTTGACCAgagttgacttttgttgacctgACCCGTTTTGAATTGAATCCGAACCTGTCGAACCGAACAAACTTGAGGTGAATCGAGACCGAACCAAAAGTAAACCGCATACTCAAAACTGACCCGAGATGATGTTTGACTGGCGTTGACCAGCTGTTGACCTGTTGACTAACAGTTGACCGTCTGTTAACTcgagttgactcgggtgttgaccgagttaaccgggtttgacccgaaactttgactcgaaaCATACTTTAACTTGCTGAACCAGAGCCCGACACGAAATCCGAGCCTGGTGTTGAACCGAACCCAACTGTTGAACCGTGCCCTcgaaacaaataataaaaaaatcaaatcatcatcatcagtgACACAACTATCCATCAACTTCATTAGTCTCCAGTAGAAACAAAATGAAAAGGAACGATGATTTACCGGAGAACTTGACGGGAGAAGATACCACCGCCGCTGTGAGCGGCGGCGCTGCCACCATGTGCAGTCATCGCTGGCTTCGACCCCCCTACCATCACCATCTTCTCGTCAACATCATCACAATCATCGGAAAACATAATCGTCATCAACAGGAATGAAGCGGCCGGAGCCGATTCCGGCCAGATCTGACCCGATTCCTCAGCAGCGTCGTCATCATCAGCTTCAACCTTGGTCATCAGTCTGTATCATCATCTCCGACGTCACCAGCGGAGCCGGTTTCACCGGTCGGGCATGTAGCCGAGGGGGGGGGTCGTGATGTTGTCGGTGAAGGAGGGTGTTCGGGTGGATCTGCTCGACAAAACACCGTCGGTCGTCGCCGTCGCCGGAGCTCGGCGATCAGGCAGGTCGAACAAAGGGGGGTGGGTGTCTTGCCGGTAACTCTTGTTTGTGTTTACAGAGATTTCGAGAGGGAGAGTGGTGACCGAGACGGTGTTCAGCTTGTGTAGTTAGAGTTGTAGataaggtttttggtgggtgtgTTCTTAGATTAGCAGACAATGAGATGAGAGTTTTTGAGAGGGAATAATGTTGGTGTCGGCTGATCAAATGTGGAACTTAGGGTTTCACTACCCTTTTATAGGTAGATTTAGTTAGTGGgatttgggcttgggcccaaggcccacaagcccaatctcgTATTTAAGGTGGCCCGTAATCTTCTACAAGACCCGTTTTCAAATCCGCACTTCGCAACTTGTCGTATGATGTTATTTTATGGTCAACAACACGTGATTAGTGTCGGTAGTCGCGTTTAATATGTGCGTTCGTCGATTACGGTAAAAATCGCATTTTCAATCGATAGGCGTGTGTGATATTCGGTAGTACGCAAAATTCTAAAAACTAAGCTCATAAGTATAAAATACGCGTATCAAATTCGTGAGTGTCGGCGTTGACAGTATTTTGTTCGGTTTCTGTTCGTTTTTGTTTATCGTTTAGCAGATTTTTCTGCAAATCACCATTCGCGCACTGTAAAGCCAGttagacgttcctaggcactccaaaggcctaattaattTAATTAGTGTCTTAAACACTACTTAATATCggcttaaacgtttgttaatcgcgtaattagaagccgttaattaccggttgtcacatcaaccactatatctaacataaaatcttctataagtcatgtttcgatgtcggtttcgattgagttcgattgcttttcgagtttcgattcgattttcgattgattcgcttgaataccacaccaaaacATATAAGtgaacacgcacaagtaacacataaggcacacacacacgtataacaataccagagttcgcataattcgagtctcgagtttgattgatgaatcgattagcttgattattgattgattaactttatcgcattgttacttcctactattcacagccgtaaatcggtcgcattgattaaacattcaatcatttcatttagacaacacttactccacataatacaaaaagtaaaaagaaacattaacagtcaaagaagtcaaagttgacttggactttgactttgactttgacattcgaaaacacggggtgttacagttatcttaataaatttggaaatacgttacaatttagacaactttgataagtatccataattgatataaatttcaaaaattcaaattttgaaataatcagtcaaaacaatttatctaaatagttaaatattattgaaacttaaattcaaaaccaataaggttaatatattcataatataatcaatatctaattgattgtgaaaaaaaatcaatcacaaaaaatacagaaaaatgattaaaaaagtgcgattaagcatttaaaatacataacaatctaatctagtttacatacctgcataataagtggaatgatctacaaaaaaagaagaagaacaaattctgagaaacttgaaaattaatgtgattgtcgaaaattatggaaactaacacaaactttggaagcaattaaaagtttaatataagttatcttgataaatttagaaatacgttacaatttagacaactttgataagtatccataattgatatgaatttcaaaaattcaaattttgaaataatcagtcaaaacaatttacctaaaGAACGATAAAGAAGACTCAAAATAACACCAAATCTATGGAAAACGAACCTGCTTACAATCgattgaaagaatgatcagcTCTCTAAAGGACTTGTTGTCAACAAAGACATCACAATTTTAAGGATTTAAATAGAGAATGATGGATGAAACATTGCTTAAGCTTAAACAATAATCTGTACTAACCTTTCTGGTATGCCAAATCATCACTCCTAATTGTTGAACTGTAATCGTGTCAGTAAACAACGTCACCTCTAACAATTGCTCAAAATCTACTTCAATACGTGAATTTAATCGGAAAACCTAAAGATGAACATATGATAGAGAACATCAAACAGGAAGCGACATTATCAAACATGAATCGATATTTGAAGAATTGTTACCTATTTGTTGAATCGTTTGGAGAAGACAGTGATGGATCCCATCTTTCAAAAAGCACCAAATCTTGAAAAATATCACAGAAGCACTCAAGAAATGAATATAGGTATTGATGAATGCATAAGTTAGAaatcactaaaaccctaagaagAGGCGGCGACTAGGTCTTCCAGACACCAACAACGCcgcaaaaagaaaattgaaaacacggATACATACCTTATACGCCGCATAATAAGGACCGGTTGCTTCCACTCGCGATTGAAAATGAAGAAATCTAGGGTTCAGGAGAttgcaaataacatattaaaGATCGATAGATGATATCTAGGGTTTAAGGAAGAAATAGATAGTGTTTAACAATGACAAAGAAAAATCAAAGagggaaaagaaaaataacatacCTATGTTTTTCGAAGATCAATCGATGAAGAAGGAAGAACCGGATGCAGGAGATGGGTATTAGGGTTTTAGAGTGAAGTGAAGCGTATTAAAGAAGCTAAGGAGGATGGTTTTGGcggaaaaagcaaaaaaaaaaaagtggtcTAAGCAAATGCCACGTGGCAAGTAATAGCTTAAGCTAATGCCATGTGGCTTAAGCTTGTTTtgctttattagaagtagtagattTTATCGAACACAAATCTCACTTGTTTATTTTCTAGCTTATTGAATAACACGTCGCATAACAAAAAGTGTCACCACATACCGATTTTTTAAAGTATAAGAAATTATAGTGTATTGTTTGGTAGTGATGAAGGAAGTCTGGCCTGGTCTTAACATTTGAGCTTAGGCACGGATGAGATCTGGTCAGCGCCATTGTTTAGACCAGTCCCGAATAAGATCCGACTCATTAGCCCAACATAACATACACCGGAGGGCTAACACTCCCTTCAAAGGGATCATCTGGTCGGCGCCATTGTTTAGACCAGTCCCGAATGTTatttgtacatactactcataatacgatttaaaaaaatatatcaagTCGACCAATTAAACAAAACACTACCACAGTTCtgctaaaaaaaaattaaaacaaaacactaccacaACTTTGCTAAAAAATCTAAAACGATAGCAAACCGTAATTTTAAATTAGGGGTAAAATTTTAATTTATCAGGACCAGTTAACAAGTGTCGGCcacgaataaaaattaaattgactcaaccaattaaaaaaaactacTATAAtcttgctaaaaaaactaaagcGATGACAAGGATGCAATTTTAAATttgggcaaaattataatttaacAGGGCTAATGTCAGGCTAGCACTAAGGATGACAAATAAATATTTAACGAGGGGCAAAATCATATTTTTTCCGCGCTAACGGAGAGGTGCGTACTATTCTCCTCTATGCCTGCGAGGAACTATTCCCCTTGTGCCTTTTGTAtatgtataaaaataaaaatgattatgTATATTACAATTGTAATAAAaggatggttttttttttttaattacatTGATAATAATAGGATGGTCTTTTTTTGCTTAATAAATTAGTTTAGAACGTTATTGATCCATCTACCATTCAAGCCATTTTACATATCTTAATTTTTAGCTAATTTTATATATTTGACCCCGCATTAAAAAAGGTCCATCCTTTGTTGATCTTTTAAAAAGTACCTTTTCATCAATAAAGTCTATATTATTGTTTTACTTTcgatataatttttatttttagcgTTTTGATGTAAAGTGTAAAATCAGTCTATTAAAAAaagggaattggcctgtaataatctcacctaaaccttattggctattaataatcccatctcagaatattcactccaccagtcccacctttcatctatttttcctacaatggtcctccgttaaaaaaacttaacagagttaagcttttttccaaattacaaacagattttttagggcttttgatcagaacgatgatacgagtcaaTTGATGTAAACTTACTTCGAGATGGTGTTCCAAgtaacttgattttggttaattggaaatttaaacacccgaattgaagcgtcgttttcatcgtttggagcatcgtttcgaggcaagttttacatcaacggactcgtatcgtcgttctaatcaaaagccctaaaaaatctgtttgtaatttggaaaaaagcttaactccgttaagttttttttaacgggggaccattgtaggaaaaatagatgaaaggtgggactggtggggggaatattctgaggtgggattattagtggccaataaggtctaggtgggattattacaggccaatttcccttaaAAAAATCTAGACCAGATGTTTGGAACTCACAACCACCAGAATTAGGCGTCGCCAAAATGGTACAATTCAAAATAAAACGGTTGATCATTCAATCACACAAGCAATATAAACACGATGCCGGCTACGTAAAAGAATCAATAGTCAAATACAGAAACTCGCCAGAGTTCTAACACCTCTGCTTTTTCATACGACCACCGCGTATCTACAAgcaaattattatttaatttttttccaaaaaaattgaaaattaagaTCTTTTTTGGTTTATAGTGTTATGCAGACTTCTTGCAGTGGTTTTCAAGCCATTCCATTGTAACACTTTTCGGCCTCTCCAATGGCAACCCGAGAGCTCGATCCCATATGAGCTGAAACCAACATAAGACGATACATAAAGACATGCCCAGAACAAGGAAAATTAAAAAACATTATTTGTAATTGGCATACCTGAGAACAGATTCCAATTGCCCTCGATACGCCAAAGAGAACAGTGTAATATCTGAaacaagttaaaaaaataaaaaataaaaaataataaccatAAAGAACAAGCATTATAAAACACGATTCTTATACAAGAAAACCACAAAAATGCATACCTTGCTTCAGTTAAACCATAGTAGTTTAGCAACACACCACTATGAGCGTCAACATTTGGCCAAGGGTTTTTCACCTACACGCATAATTCCCCGATCAAGATTGATGGAACTCCGGTTTTGAGTATTGACATTCACAATAAATTATTATTCGTAAAAAGAAGTCATAATATGCATTTCACTGAGTATAAACGTTGCGTGACTGAAACTTCGACGTttgctatttttttttttgtatatttttatgctctaTATTCTTTTATTTCTCAGAAAAGTAACAATccaaaaacgttttttttattatttttccttTGTAATATAAAATCGTTAAAAAGCAACTAACCTTTCCAAGCTCTGTTAGGATTGGAGGCACCACATCATAAAGTTTTGAAAcctaaaagaaaacaaaaaagaaaaagattAAATAGACTCGTGTACATAAATGTTTACACTGTTCTTGTTCGGGGTTGTACGATTTTAACTGTGTTTGGGTTAGGGTTTGATGTCGTTGAAACATGCAAATATATGGGTCGTGTTTGTGTTTATCAATTCAACCCGCCAACCCTACACAACTGACACTGGGCTGTCGCTATATGACATGAAAACAACTGATTGCATCATCAATTATTATGTGCTAACCAGCTGGAACAGAGGATCGTTTGGCAAATGTTTCAATGCAAATTCTCGTTGGCACATATATCTGGGGTCTGTTTTTCGCAAAACACCATGCCCAAATCCAGGAACAACCTGCATATAACAATTAATGTTAATTTACATACACTTgtcaataaataaaaaaaaaataaaaacttctaATTACATACTTTGCCACTGTTTAAGGTTTTCCAGACATAATCCTTCAGTTGGTCCTTGGTTATGTTCTCTCCACATTCATCTACCACCGACTTTATCCATAGCAGAACTTCCTGCACGATAAAATTATATACTTATGAGCCAGTGAATCCGAAACATTATACATTTATTTCCAAACTTTCTGATGATAATGGAAGAATTAAGGTGAAGAGATATACTTAAATAAAGAAAAGAAGTTAAAACGGCCAGCAAAAAATATACCTGGTTAGCAAGACCATGAAGGGGTCCGGCTAAACCGTTTAAAGCTGCAGCAAACGAGAGATACGGGTCCGAGAGGGCACTGGCAACCTAAGCGAACCATCAAAAAAATAGTTAGACGATGAACACGTGTAACCTATTACAAAGTTGGCAGTCGGGTAATACATTTTTTATTTCCATATAAACTATAACAAACTTTGAAACCTATAAGGGTGCGAAAAGAGTTTAAATGCTTACAAGATGACCAGTATGAGCGCTAACGTTTCCACCTTCATGGTCACTGCAATAATTCTTATGCCAATTAGAAACATATTTTATATCTCCTTTAAGCTTAGGCTCggatattataatatataaatacatAATCTCACCTATGGATGGTGACATAGAGCCTCATAAGTTCTTGCATTTCAGGACCATCGAATCCAAGCATGTGTGCAAAATTTCCACCGTAATCTAGTGAGTCATCCATGGGTATCCTTTCTCCATTTTTGTACATCCTTGAGAAATAATGAGTGTGGATTGAAACTTAGTAGCTAGAAAATGTAATTTCACCACATAAAATCCCCACGTACATGACAGCACggttatttacttattttaacTAAAAACAATGATATATACAGATACTTGTATTCATACCTGCGGTAGACATACGCAGCTACAGCTGGCACTTGAGCAATCAATGAAAGTGAGTCCTCATATGTCGGCTCCCAGTATCTATTATAAGCAGGATAAACTTTACATATTAAATTCCGCAAGAGTAACTAGAGTTATTTCAACATACAGATTGATATTCCACATATACTCACTTGGATTTATGGATCCCTTTCTCATAGGCTTTTGAAAACTCACTTTGTACCTGAAACAAGAATGAGTAGTTAAAATTTGAGATAAAAAAAAAACCTGAAACAAATTTAACAATAGCATGATCATATGATTTGATCGAGTATATTGAAAGAGTAAGTGAAGTCAACGGAACTTGATATTGGCTACAGGATGACTGTTCATAAGTGGGTTCCATAGATAGtatattttttaaatgatttGATCATAACTCTCCACACAACATAGAATGTAACAGGTAAGTTTCAAATAAACCTGAAGAGCCATAACACCAGTTGTAAACTGAGTCATTGGATGAGCTGTAACAGGTAGAGCATCGATGGCTTTGTACACATGATCTgcaacaacaaataaaaaaagcaagtttaataaaaaaaaaaaaaaaacacttggTTTCAGAGTATGAAAAGGTTGTCAATTAGCTTTATGTACGACTGAAATTGACCTGGGATAGTGGCACGGCTGCGCAGTTCCTTGGATAAAGCATCCACTTGTTCTTTATTTGGTACCTTATTTTAGAGAAACAGTAATAGAAGTATTAGGTCAAAAACTAGATATAGAAatggtgtgtgtgtgtatagaaAGTTTAAAATACAGAAGTCCCTTAACATGCGAATCGCATAcaccatagttgttaaaagccatcgcctcttgcgcctaggcccaatttcctagcaaggcgaggcaattgcgccttaagtcaaggtaattgcgctttaattctccaagTGATGGTTCATGCGTAGGTTCCagcgagattcctagattcctGATAGTTTTCgaccaaattctctaaattcttGCAAGATTCTAActagatttctacttttatctaacgaaactacttttctacactaataaactagcaattttataacttttggtactaaatagatgatattaaatgttatataataggtttatttcattttatttgaagaatagtataattttctattatataaaatattttaagttttttttttttgttgtacgcTTTTTTTCTCGggcccacgctttttttgcgccttgagtgcgcttaacgcctttaataactatggcgTACACAACCACCAAAAACTATGCATATAACATGCATAACTAGGTTTTACTCATGCGTGAATTGTGTTTTTGTCCATGCATGATTTTGTGTTTCAACCTATGCGTGAATTTTTTTTACCACATGCGTAATTAGGGGTTACTCATGCGTGATTTCTGTGTTTTGATCATGTGTGATTTTGTGCTTAACCTATGCGTGATTAGGGCTTGAattttataacgtgcgtaatttacAAATGAACATGTGTAATTAAGTCGTGTACACTTCTGCGCGTTAAGGggctattgtacgttaaccttcccctatatatataggggaaggtttaaatgagaacgctaattGTTGTGAGAatcgtgagaacgaatgaaaaaaccgcgAGAACTTGGTTAAAAGCAATAcaaattcaatttttttaccCTTATCATtatattcgaatacaatgttagaaatttactttacacgtttaaatttacgtgaattcgtaaataaaggaactttacacatgtgtaagtttgccatttgcacgtgtaaaaaatctaataagAGTGATTTTAGAAGAGAAATGAATTTGTttatgttgtaaattcttttttgatgttgtatcttaattaaaatgatttttctattaaaaatttggttttgattggtttttttattcgttctcacggttctcgcaatatttagcgttctcaagataactctcccctatatatatatatatatatatatatatatatatatatatatatatatatatatatatatataggagaaggatccgttagaaaccgccctttattgcgagaaccgcgagaaccagtgtgaacacaaccaaaaatacctaaaaaaatctaaaaaacacacaaaagcattttttttttaattttatttataaaaatcgcttttttaggtttagtttttagcatttagcttgtgtgtgtgtgtgggggggggggggtaggttttttttaggtttttggtggtgtagtgggtttattttgttgtgttcacattggttctcgcatgaaccctatatatatatatatatatatatatatatatatatatatatataaatatatataacagAACCTAGCAGTGAGCAAATACAAAACGCTAATTATAGAAACCGGATCACCACAAACATAgtaac of Helianthus annuus cultivar XRQ/B chromosome 1, HanXRQr2.0-SUNRISE, whole genome shotgun sequence contains these proteins:
- the LOC110873975 gene encoding citrate synthase, mitochondrial, which encodes MVFYRSVSLLSKLRNRVVQQPSLSNSVRWLQIQTSSDLDLHSQLKELIPEQQERLKKIKSEYGKVQLGNITVDMVLGGMRGMTGLLWETSLLDPDEGIRFRGLSIPECQKVLPAAKPGGEPLPEGLLWLLLTGKVPNKEQVDALSKELRSRATIPDHVYKAIDALPVTAHPMTQFTTGVMALQVQSEFSKAYEKGIHKSKYWEPTYEDSLSLIAQVPAVAAYVYRRMYKNGERIPMDDSLDYGGNFAHMLGFDGPEMQELMRLYVTIHSDHEGGNVSAHTGHLVASALSDPYLSFAAALNGLAGPLHGLANQEVLLWIKSVVDECGENITKDQLKDYVWKTLNSGKVVPGFGHGVLRKTDPRYMCQREFALKHLPNDPLFQLVSKLYDVVPPILTELGKVKNPWPNVDAHSGVLLNYYGLTEARYYTVLFGVSRAIGICSQLIWDRALGLPLERPKSVTMEWLENHCKKSA